A part of Carettochelys insculpta isolate YL-2023 chromosome 1, ASM3395843v1, whole genome shotgun sequence genomic DNA contains:
- the MEIG1 gene encoding meiosis expressed gene 1 protein homolog, with protein MASADVKPKSISHAKKWSDEIENLYRFQQAGYRDEIEYKQVKQVDMVDRWPETGFVKKLQRRDNTFYYYNKQRECEDKEVHKVKVYAY; from the exons ATGGCTAGTGCTGACGTCAAACCAAAATCTATAAGTCATGCCAAAAAATGGTCAGATGAGATAGAGAATCTTTACAGATTTCAGCAAGCTGGATACAGGGATGAAATTGAATATAAACAAGTGAAGCAAGTTGATATG GTGGATCGTTGGCCAGAAACAGGATTTGTGAAGAAACTTCAGAGAAGGGACAATACTTTCTATTATTACAATAAGCAAAGAGAATGTGAAGACAAAGAAGTCCATAAAGTGAAAGtttatgcttattaa